Genomic segment of Myxococcus stipitatus:
TGGATTGTCAGTGTAACTTCGTTGGCGCACAGGGGGTATTACTTGCTGTCCCTCATGCGAGGCCGGATGAACTCCCGCACCACAGCGACCCAGTCAGGACAGGCCGCGGTGGAATCCGCCATTGTCCTGCCGCTCTTCGTCTTCCTCATCCTGGGCACGCTCCAGATTGGCCTGATGCACCAGGCGCGGCTGCTGACCAAGTACGCCGCCTACAAGGCCGTGCGAGCGGGCTCGCTCCACAACGCCAACGTGAAGACGATGGAGGCCGCGGCGCTCGCGGTGCTCCTGCCCATCCTGGGCACCCGGGCCTCCGGGGCGGGCGGCATCGAGTACGTCCGGCCGGTGGGCAGCGCCAGCGAGTTCGAGACCAAGTTCAACGAGCTGAAGTCCAACGAGATGCCCGGGGTGAACCTCAAGTACGCCGAGGTCACCGTCTGCGGCCCCACCCAGGAGGAGATTTCCGGGAGCAGTGGCGAGCTCGACTTCGACGACCCGAAGAACACGACGCCCAGCGGCTGGAAGGAGAACCACAAGACCAAGCTCCGCATCCAGGTGACGCTCAACTACCGGCTCGTCATCCCCTTCGCGGACTGGGTCATCTACCAGGCGGCGCGCGGCCGCGAGATTCCGATGCAGCTGCGCATGGGCAAGATCAAGGCCCAGGAGCAGGCGAAGACGTCCGGCCGCCGCTTCGGTGGCGCCGCCACGGGCGAGGGCCCCTACGAGAGCGCCGCCGGCCAGGGCATCTACATCATGCCCATCCGCGCTACGTACACCATGCGGATGCAGTCCAACTTCTACCTGGGCGCCAACGCCCTTCCTGGGAGCAACGT
This window contains:
- a CDS encoding TadE/TadG family type IV pilus assembly protein, which translates into the protein MNSRTTATQSGQAAVESAIVLPLFVFLILGTLQIGLMHQARLLTKYAAYKAVRAGSLHNANVKTMEAAALAVLLPILGTRASGAGGIEYVRPVGSASEFETKFNELKSNEMPGVNLKYAEVTVCGPTQEEISGSSGELDFDDPKNTTPSGWKENHKTKLRIQVTLNYRLVIPFADWVIYQAARGREIPMQLRMGKIKAQEQAKTSGRRFGGAATGEGPYESAAGQGIYIMPIRATYTMRMQSNFYLGANALPGSNVCVFPFSY